A DNA window from Ctenopharyngodon idella isolate HZGC_01 chromosome 10, HZGC01, whole genome shotgun sequence contains the following coding sequences:
- the LOC127521155 gene encoding gastrula zinc finger protein XlCGF8.2DB-like isoform X1 encodes MIIWDLMDENNENDQLNEVEKKHHHVKTGEKTVFKKSFSCTQCGKSLTTKYILEVHMRIHTGEKPFTCSQCGKRFTFKQNLRVHMRVHTGEKLFTCDYCGKSFKYEGNLKDHTRIHTGERPYACIHCGKSFSDRKTFKIHMRIHTGERPFACRQCEKRFTQAKYLKSHLHSHSGERLFSCDQCGKSFFTALSLKKHLKVHLQEKPHLCSLCGKSFTELGSLIVHQKRHSGVKNHICSECGKSFITNSELKVHQNIHTGEKPFKCSHCDKRFNQSGNLKTHERIHTGEKPYTCDQCGKSFSQFASLLRHGNTIVCNKL; translated from the exons ATGATCATCTGGG ATCTGATGGATGAGAACAACGAGAATGATCAACTGAATGAAGTGGAGAAGAAACATCATCATGTCAAAACTGGagaaaaaacagttttcaagAAGTCTTTCAgctgcactcagtgtggaaagagtttaaCAACCAAATATATCCTCGAGGttcacatgaggatccacactggagagaaaccgttcaCATGCAGTCAGTGTGGAAAAAGATTCACATTCAAACAAAATCTCCGggttcacatgagagttcatactggagagaagctgtTCACATGTGATTattgtgggaagagtttcaaaTATGAGGGAAACCTTAAGGACCACacgaggatccacactggagagagaccCTATGCATGTATTCACTGCGGAAAGAGTTTCTCTGATAGGAAAACCTTCAAGATccacatgaggatccacaccgGAGAGCGGCCTTTCGCATGCCGTCAGTGTGAAAAGAGGTTCACGCAGGCGAAATATCTTAAATCACATCTGCATTCTCACTCTGGAGAAAGACTATTCAGCTGCGATCAGTGCggcaaatcattttttacagcattatcCCTTAAGAAGCACCTGAAAGTTCATTTACAGgaaaagccacatttgtgttctttgtgtggaaagagtttcacagagCTCGGTTCATTAATAGTACACCAGAAAAGACACAGCGGCGTGAAGAATCACATATGCAGCGAGTGCGGGAAGTCATTTATCACAAATAGTGAACTAAAAGTGCACCAGAATatccacaccggagagaaaccgttcaagtgttcacactgcgacaAGAGATTCAACCAATCAGGAAACCTGAAAActcatgagaggatccacactggagagaaaccgtacacATGTGATCAATGCGGGAAGAGTTTCAGTCAGTTCGCTTCTCTGCTCAGGCATGGAAACACTATTGTCTGTAATAAGTTGTAA
- the LOC127521155 gene encoding gastrula zinc finger protein XlCGF8.2DB-like isoform X2, with amino-acid sequence MDENNENDQLNEVEKKHHHVKTGEKTVFKKSFSCTQCGKSLTTKYILEVHMRIHTGEKPFTCSQCGKRFTFKQNLRVHMRVHTGEKLFTCDYCGKSFKYEGNLKDHTRIHTGERPYACIHCGKSFSDRKTFKIHMRIHTGERPFACRQCEKRFTQAKYLKSHLHSHSGERLFSCDQCGKSFFTALSLKKHLKVHLQEKPHLCSLCGKSFTELGSLIVHQKRHSGVKNHICSECGKSFITNSELKVHQNIHTGEKPFKCSHCDKRFNQSGNLKTHERIHTGEKPYTCDQCGKSFSQFASLLRHGNTIVCNKL; translated from the coding sequence ATGGATGAGAACAACGAGAATGATCAACTGAATGAAGTGGAGAAGAAACATCATCATGTCAAAACTGGagaaaaaacagttttcaagAAGTCTTTCAgctgcactcagtgtggaaagagtttaaCAACCAAATATATCCTCGAGGttcacatgaggatccacactggagagaaaccgttcaCATGCAGTCAGTGTGGAAAAAGATTCACATTCAAACAAAATCTCCGggttcacatgagagttcatactggagagaagctgtTCACATGTGATTattgtgggaagagtttcaaaTATGAGGGAAACCTTAAGGACCACacgaggatccacactggagagagaccCTATGCATGTATTCACTGCGGAAAGAGTTTCTCTGATAGGAAAACCTTCAAGATccacatgaggatccacaccgGAGAGCGGCCTTTCGCATGCCGTCAGTGTGAAAAGAGGTTCACGCAGGCGAAATATCTTAAATCACATCTGCATTCTCACTCTGGAGAAAGACTATTCAGCTGCGATCAGTGCggcaaatcattttttacagcattatcCCTTAAGAAGCACCTGAAAGTTCATTTACAGgaaaagccacatttgtgttctttgtgtggaaagagtttcacagagCTCGGTTCATTAATAGTACACCAGAAAAGACACAGCGGCGTGAAGAATCACATATGCAGCGAGTGCGGGAAGTCATTTATCACAAATAGTGAACTAAAAGTGCACCAGAATatccacaccggagagaaaccgttcaagtgttcacactgcgacaAGAGATTCAACCAATCAGGAAACCTGAAAActcatgagaggatccacactggagagaaaccgtacacATGTGATCAATGCGGGAAGAGTTTCAGTCAGTTCGCTTCTCTGCTCAGGCATGGAAACACTATTGTCTGTAATAAGTTGTAA